In one Betta splendens chromosome 14, fBetSpl5.4, whole genome shotgun sequence genomic region, the following are encoded:
- the LOC114869914 gene encoding zinc finger protein 883-like yields MDQYKLKMKEEEVDVHLDQNESDTEQQDPSLTERNRAISRIKMEQQDPSLTEPDRSISGIKEEQQDRSISGIKEEQKDPSLTEPDRSISGIKEEKQDPSLTEPDRSISGIKEEQQDPSLTEPDRSISGIKMEQQDPSLTEPDRSISGIKEEQQDPSLTEPDRSISGIKEEQQDPDHAGATDEQEHRGKTDSRLYLCQQCSQAPNGPSKPKNHQKGPSGEKPYSSEQCGKTFSAKRNLRTQHQMYTGEEPHTCIQCGVAFYRSTDSKMYFCVRTGEKPYSCKQCGKAFSQLRHLQAHKCNHIGEKPYSCEQCGKSFSQLSHVQAHQCIHTGEKPLSCKQCGKAFSHRSSLRVHKRVHTGEKPYSCEQCGKAFSHNGNLRAHQRIHTGAKPLSCEQCGKAFSRSSSLRVHKRIHTGEKPYSCKQCGKAFSHNGNFRAHQRIHTGEKPYFCEQCGKAFLQLSHLQVHKRVHTGEKPYSCEQCGQAFAKLSSLQVHKCVELRSCISVARPSPNHRQRKSSS; encoded by the exons ATGGATCAGTACAAACTCAaaatgaaagaagaggaggtggaCGTTCATCTAGACCAAAATGAGAGCGAtacggagcagcaggacccgagtttaactgAGCGGAACCGGGCTATTAGCAGAATAaagatggagcagcaggacccgagtttaaccgaacCGGACCGCTCCATtagcggaataaaggaggagcagcaggaccggtccattagcggaataaaggaggagcagaaggacccgagtttaaccgaaccggaccggtccattagcggaataaaggaggaaaagcaggacccgagtttaaccgaaccggaccggtccattagcggaataaaggaggagcagcaggacccgagtttaaccgaaccggaccggtccattagcggaataaagatggagcagcaggacccgagtttaaccgaaccggaccggtccattagcggaataaaggaggagcagcaggacccgagtttaaccgaacCGGACCGCTCCATtagcggaataaaggaggagcagcaggaccccgACCACGCTGGTGCCACAGATGAACAG gaacacagaggaaaaacagattCAAGGCTGTATCTTTGTCAGCAATGTAGCCAGGCCCCTAATGGACCATCAAAGCCAAAAAATCATCAAAAGGGTCCttctggagagaaaccatacagcTCTGAACAGTGTGGTAAAACCTTCTCTGCAAAAAGAAACTTAAGGACCCAGCATCAAATGTATACTGGAGAAGAACCACACACGTGCATACAATGTGGTGTAGCTTTCTACAGGTCAACGGATTCGAAAATGTACTTTTGTGTTcgcactggagagaaaccatactcatgtaaacagtgtggaaaagctttctctcaaCTTAGGCATCTACAGGCACACAAATGTAATCACattggagagaaaccttactcatgtgaacagtgtggaaaatcaTTCTCTCAGCTTAGTCATGTACAGGCACACCAatgtattcacactggagagaagcctctttcatgtaaacagtgtggaaaagctttctctcacAGAAGTAGTTTACGTGTacacaaacgtgttcacactggagagaaaccttactcttgtgaacagtgtggaaaagcattctctcataATGGTAATTTACGGgcacaccaacgtattcacactggagcaAAGCCTctttcatgtgaacagtgtggaaaagctttctctcgCAGCAGTAGTTTACGTGTACAcaaacgtattcacactggagagaaaccttactcttgtaaacagtgtggaaaagcattctctcataATGGTAATTTCCGGGCACATCagcgtattcacactggagagaaaccctatttctgtgaacagtgtggaaaagcgtttCTTCAGCTCAGTCATTTGCAGGTacacaaacgtgttcacactggagagaagccctattcatgtgaacagtgtggacaAGCGTTTGCGAAGCTCAGTAGTTTGCAGGTACACAAATGTGTTGAGCTTCGAAGCTGTATCTCTGTAGCCAGGCC